A single window of Hyla sarda isolate aHylSar1 chromosome 2, aHylSar1.hap1, whole genome shotgun sequence DNA harbors:
- the G0S2 gene encoding G0/G1 switch protein 2 yields METMHELIPFAKEMLSQKPNKKMVKMYLLGSVLAFFGVVIGLVETVCSPFTGREDPELEELKPPAALSAPSQPQKKEVILEKSNPQAVRGRSLANRGHAS; encoded by the coding sequence ATGGAAACTATGCACGAGTTGATCCCTTTTGCTAAAGAGATGCTCAGCCAGAAGCCCAACAAGAAGATGGTGAAGATGTACCTGCTGGGCAGCGTGCTGGCCTTCTTCGGAGTGGTTATTGGACTGGTGGAGACGGTTTGCAGTCCTTTCACTGGAAGAGAGGACCCTGAACTGGAAGAGTTGAAGCCCCCGGCAGCTTTGTCTGCTCCATCGCAGCCACAAAAAAAAGAGGTCATCCTGGAGAAGAGCAACCCTCAGGCCGTAAGGGGCAGAAGCTTGGCTAACCGTGGCCATGCCTCCTGA